A stretch of the Arachis stenosperma cultivar V10309 chromosome 6, arast.V10309.gnm1.PFL2, whole genome shotgun sequence genome encodes the following:
- the LOC130934970 gene encoding uncharacterized protein LOC130934970 isoform X3, producing the protein MDRSKSRTDLLAAGKKRLQQFRQKKDGKGGSSRGKSKKSDKNLIPEDDTDGQSSPSMSTTSSQVTDGNVETDNESNAVSAELLESQSSPNSLTLDNLDPSADSSPLTITNTIDEETELDSGRKTALAVQEGREVDSELSSQDQGKRAEYVGADVAEDVSLRTSDDQKDLELDRRPGAEAQEVSKEDSELSFHDQGKNAQNVGAAVADDISLKTTDSLGPEGGPTYDHESAPAIVATAVGEPVPVTAEGDSREVSLLLSEDTTITSLMQTREDKDADGLDTKKSGQSTDVEEEFHKTEQLGKSVEVVSSPKDIMPDKHLTSNQGQGDDIATGGPSVKNLEGEILSGSSHEEMHLQPIQEQIVEQVHSGHGRGLQEEPYQQSTPVGSIALDPNHELSMGDDAVNLARPVDASHSFDAKTVDFMKLAGIIKDLNEDVLAEIIMGLNEDEFYFLLKSRREVSDADPLATNSTLPDGDFSEAFQRLKEELFLSTLMKSISDMQLGEHLELQLQADNEHPQVIDEVSELRASHLEVNEKNQLLIEELSNCRAELQDVSQKCVELQNQFNDAKGVVETLSARVVELQISCEVSQEDSLNLSADLSDGRSLISCLQSEKKGMNENLELVSSEKIRLPNEKEVHLGESKRLSTELSDLKSSMEVIEVGNEVFDDFLGFVSLKTCLNEMEKILAKLEQATNEFHFQSVGRSGEQVSPAAVSKTHEDEHEVEVRDSNEVHSSSESFIMFAKEETGNMRKLLSEWKGHVQSADALFKGERDGRKSGDAKNHDLKDQFEELKQHCSNLEASNVELTVQCEVAKQLLGDFQEKKCHLEELSEALKQEDIQLKAKNNELYEKLGQFQSKVSELYTEICDVKQSSNEMSSIIGDQLENLQKELTQRTMVLEQGWNTIMADIFKLVSKLNESVGETSSVVSFDAHDNLDINNLLAVSVNAATKMIFDLRKKLEATCSEHETICSSFKEVNMKCEDMLGRNELAVGVLHKIYNDLRKLLLSHSGSMGEEKIDVQSEALPDLLNYDSYQNIMRCLVDILTEKRELESVNNEMKSEMEELKIKCLDLDSVSKLIEDLAGALNIEHSQIERNNTPLSCLDSLVSSLLQKTRDAEIQLHMTKEGYGYSETELAELKDQMHYLDTLRLEKENEILVLKEILHQAEEALTAARSELHEKTNELEYSEQKVSSVREKLSIAVAKGKGLVVQRDGLKQSLAETSSELERCMQELQLKDARLHEVETKLKTYAEAGERMEAMESELSYIRNSSNSLRESFLLKDSMLQRIEEVLEELDLPEQFHSGDIIEKIDWLARSVASNSLPMNDWEQKESAGGVSYADAGYVARESLEDDGRLPPDSGDDSRKDDSQLQSDPGDVRQQQEELQASLVPLDGDDLRKKFEELHKKYFGLAEQNEMLEQSLMERNSIVQRWEELVDRIDMPSHLRSVEMEDRIEWVGRALAEANHHVDSLQLKIEKYESYCGLLNSDLEGSQRTVSALQTDLRSLTTEREHLSEKLEVLMFECEKLSMEVGQAEYQNEVMHNEISSLKDILEKKELENEKLHNELASLKDILEKKDSLEEQVFAIDSKLRKLHDLLGDALPESEMENLVSGTANIDSLEELLRKLIENQASLQSKKDAIEERIFTIDSKLQKLHDLVRDVLPESETQNLVSGSANIDSLEELLRRLVENQESLKSKKDATEEQIFTIDGKLRKLHDLVGGVLPESETENLVSGSLSIDSLEALLRKLIENQASLQSKKDAIEEQIFIIDGKLRKLHDLVGDALPESENENLVSGSLNIDSLEELLRRLMENQASLQSKKDANEEQIFIIGGKLRTLHDLVGDALPESETENLVSGSANIDSLEELLRKLIENQASIQSEKGAIEEQIFTTDGKLRKLHDLIRDVLPESETQNLVSGSSNIDSLEELLRKLVENQASLQSKKDAIEEQIFIIDGKLKKLHELVGDALPESKTENLVSGSANIDSLEELLRKLVENQASLQSKKDAIEEQIFTIDGKLQKLHDLVRDVLPESETQNLVSGSANIDSLEELLRKLVENQASLQSKKDAIEEQIFTIDGKLKKLHDLVGDVLPESETEILVSGSANIDSLEELLRKLIENQASLQTKKDATEEQIFIIDGKLRKLHELVGDALPESETENLVSGSANIDSLEELLRKLVENQASLQSKKDAIEEQIYTIDGKLKKLHDLVGDVLPESETENLVSGTANIDSLEELLRKLIENQASLQTKKDATEEQIFIIDGKLRKLHVLVGDALPESETENLVSGSANIDSLEELLRKLIENQASIQSEKGAIEEQIFTTNGRLRKLHDLVFDVLPEYETENLVSGSANIDTLEELLRKLVENQASLQSKKDTIEEQIFTIDVKLRKLHDLVGDVLPESETENLVSGSANIDSLEELLRKLIENQASLQSNKLMHVVELASDSSQQDGATILEARSTDMHDKEEADIDRYKKDLEEALSELEHAKEEREKTLEKQMALSIEVEGLSKRIEELQLLLNQEEQKSASVREKLNVAVRKGKSLVQHRDSLKQTIEEMTTEIMQLKSEISKREDTLAEHAQKLSHLSTYPNRLEALESEMIHLKNHLAESEHHLQEKEYSLNLILNKLGEIEIGGEGYISDPIKKLECIEKLCSDLHGTVASLEQESRKSKRAAELLLAELNEVQERNDAFQEELAKADAELVDLRKERDSFEAAKLEALSHLQKLSALHEEGKKNHSSEMTALKSSMNELCTGFGEIQHSLVSAFSMDLESFQNLEAGLKSCIKGSNATNMLDSSVAKTHNGMSPWSSITKKSSLSSDSRSDFDTVGNFHLLRSQLQEVLVEIGSLKERITMHSSLMLEQDKNLSELMASIEKEMTIQRESCEAMKQKVTNQDGELVALRGSIDYLCEACISSVNEIENGKAELVGNKVESDPGINLMLTSFGDGTSEERIRTLVDRLLMAAKSVATIRTGFSDANHSEMKATITNLQLELQEKDVQRERICSELVKQIKDAEASANSYSQDLQSLKIQEHNLKKQVEVIEAERKILEERVNELQEKQRIAAELEERTKSQTDLLAAKDQEIESLMHALDEEEMQMEELTNKIVELEKVVQQKTQEIESLDSSRGKVMKKLAVTVGKFDELHHLSASLLSEVERLQSQLQERDGEISFLRQEVTRCTNDVLLATQMSNKAGSDEIFELLMWVDTMISQEGMDDILPDLKSNSQVHEYKEILQKKLMSVLSELENLKAVAENKDAMLQEEKSKVEKLNHKAETLEKSLHEKEMQLNLLEGVEENGKGASTSSEILEVEPVVNEWRTTGPFVTPQVRSLRKGNNDYVAIAVDEDPVSTSRIEDEEDDKVHGFKSLSSSKIVPRFTRPVTDLIDGLWVSCDRTLMRRPILRLGIIIYWAIVHALLAFFVV; encoded by the exons TGAGGTTGATTCTGAGCTGTCTTCCCAAGATCAAGGGAAACGTGCTGAGTATGTTGGTGCTGATGTGGCTGAGGATGTTTCTTTGCGAACTTCAGACGACCAGAAAGATCTGGAATTGGATAGAAGGCCAGGTGCCGAGGCTCAGGAGGTCAGTAAGGAAGATTCTGAGTTGTCTTTCCACGATCAAGGGAAAAATGCTCAGAATGTTGGTGCTGCTGTGGCTGATGATATATCTTTGAAAACTACAGATAGCCTGGGTCCTGAAGGTGGACCAACTTATGATCATGAGTCTGCACCTGCCATTGTTGCAACTGCAGTTGGCGAGCCTGTTCCAGTCACAGCAGAGGGTGATAGCAGGGAAGTATCCTTGCTTTTATCTGAAGATACGACCATTACATCCTTGATGCAAACAAGGGAAGATAAG GATGCTGATGGTTTGGATACAAAGAAATCTGGTCAAAGCACTGATGTGGAGGAGGAATTTCATAAAACAGAACAACTGGGCAAGTCAGTTGAAGTTGTTTCCTCCCCTAAAGACATTATGCCAGATAAACATTTGACTTCTAATCAAGGGCAGGGAGATGATATTGCAACTGGTGGTCCTTCTGTGAAGAATCTGGAGGGAGAAATATTATCAGGTTCATCCCATGAAGAAATGCATCTTCAGCCTAttcaagaacagattgttgaaCAGGTTCATAGTGGACATGGCAGAGGACTTCAGGAGGAGCCTTATCAGCAAAGCACTCCCGTTGGATCTATAGCTCTGGATCCAAATCATGAGTTGTCAATGGGAGATGACGCGGTTAATTTGGCCAGGCCAGTGGATGCCTCTCATAGTTTTGATGCAAAAACAGTTGATTTCATGAAGCTGGCTGGAATTATAAAAGATCTTAATGAAGATGTGCTGGCTGAAATTATAATGGGGCTTAATGAAGACGAGTTTTACTTTTTGCTCAAGTCAAGAAGGGAAGTTTCCGATGCAGATCCTCTAGCCACTAATTCAACTCTACCTGATGGTGACTTTTCAGAAGCATTTCAGAGACTTAAAGAAGAATTGTTCCTTTCAACTTTAATGAAAAGTATATCTGACATGCAGTTAGGTGAACACTTGGAGCTACAGCTGCAGGCTGACAATGAACATCCCCAGGTCATTGATGAAGTATCTGAGCTCCGAGCTTCTCATCTCGAAGTTAACGAGAAGAATCAACTCCTCATTGAAGAGCTTTCTAATTGCCGTGCTGAACTGCAAGATGTTTCCCAAAAGTGTGTTGAACTGCAAAACCAATTTAATGATGCCAAGGGTGTGGTTGAAACTCTTTCTGCCAGAGTAGTTGAGCTGCAGATTAGTTGTGAAGTCTCCCAAGAAGATTCATTGAATCTGTCAGCAGATTTGTCCGACGGTAGAAGCTTGATCTCATGCTTACAATCTGAAAAGAAGGGTATGAATGAAAATCTCGAGTTGGTGTCTTCTGAGAAAATCAGACTTCCAAATGAGAAGGAGGTTCATCTAGGTGAAAGTAAGAGGCTGTCAACTGAATTATCTGACTTAAAGAGTTCCATGGAAGTTATAGAAGTTGGAAACGAAGTCTTTGATGATTTTCTTGGTTTTGTTTCGTTGAAGACTTGCTTGAATGAGATGGAGAAAATTTTGGCGAAGCTTGAACAGGCAACTAATGAGTTCCATTTTCAATCAGTCGGCAGGTCTGGTGAACAAGTTTCTCCAGCTGCAGTATCAAAAACACATGAAGATGAACATGAGGTGGAGGTAAGGGATTCAAATGAAGTTCATTCGTCATCAGAATCATTTATTATGTTTGCCAAAGAGGAAACTGGAAACATGAGAAAATTGCTTTCAGAGTGGAAGGGGCATGTTCAGAGTGCAGATGCGTTGTTCAAGGGGGAGCGTGATGGTAGGAAAAGTGGTGATGCAAAGAACCATGATCTCAAAGATCAGTTCGAAGAATTGAAACAACATTGTTCAAATTTGGAAGCATCCAATGTTGAACTTACAGTTCAATGTGAAGTTGCAAAACAACTTCTGGGTGACtttcaagaaaagaaatgtCATCTTGAGGAACTCTCTGAAGCTTTAAAACAAGAAGATATCCAACTCAAAGCCAAAAATAACGAACTTTATGAAAAACTTGGGCAGTTTCAGTCAAAAGTTAGTGAATTATATACTGAAATCTGTGATGTGAAACAAAGTTCAAATGAGATGTCTTCTATCATTGGTGATCAACTGGAAAATTTGCAGAAGGAGTTGACTCAAAGAACTATGGTGCTCGAGCAAGGCTGGAATACTATTATGGCTGatatatttaaattagttaGCAAGCTGAATGAATCAGTTGGGGAAACATCCTCAGTCGTCTCGTTTGATGCTCATGATAACTTGGATATCAATAATCTGTTAGCAGTTTCTGTTAATGCAGCCACTAAAATGATTTTTGATCTTCGGAAGAAACTTGAAGCTACTTGTTCGGAACATGAAACAATCTGCTCATCATTTAAAGAGGTGAATATGAAATGTGAGGATATGCTTGGACGGAATGAATTGGCCGTTGGTGTATTGCACAAGATATACAATGACCTGCGGAAACTTCTGCTCAGTCATAGTGGATCTATGGGTGAAGAGAAGATAGATGTACAAAGTGAAGCACTGCCTGATCTCCTTAACTATGATAGCTATCAGAATATCATGAGATGTCTTGTGGATATATTGACTGAAAAGCGGGAGCTCGAGTCTGTTAACAATGAGATGAAGTCAGAAATGGAGGAACTGAAGATTAAGTGTCTTGATCTAGACTCTGTTAGCAAGTTAATTGAAGATCTTGCCGGCGCTCTGAATATAGAGCATTCGCAGATTGAAAGAAATAATACTCCTCTTTCATGCTTGGATTCATTAGTGTCTAGCCTTCTACAGAAAACCAGAGATGCTGAAATCCAGTTACACATGACTAAAGAAGGCTATGGATATAGCGAGACTGAATTGGCTGAATTGAAGGACCAAATGCATTATCTAGACACACTGCGTCttgagaaagaaaatgaaatccTTGTTCTTAAGGAAATCTTACACCAAGCAGAGGAAGCTCTTACTGCTGCTCGTTCTGAATTGCATGAGAAAACAAACGAACTTGAATATTCAGAGCAAAAGGTGTCCTCCGTGCGGGAGAAACTTAGCATTGCAGTTGCCAAGGGAAAAGGCTTGGTTGTCCAGCGGGATGGCCTCAAGCAGTCTCTGGCTGAGACATCTAGTGAACTGGAGAGATGCATGCAGGAGTTGCAATTGAAAGATGCTAGACTTCATGAGGTTGAAACAAAGCTTAAGACCTACGCAGAGGCTGGTGAGCGCATGGAAGCTATGGAATCTGAGCTTTCATATATTCGTAATTCATCTAATTCCTTGAGAGAGTCATTTCTTCTTAAAGATTCAATGCTTCAGAGGATAGAAGAGGTTTTGGAAGAACTAGATCTCCCAGAGCAGTTTCATTCAGGAGATATAATTGAAAAGATTGATTGGTTGGCTAGGTCAGTTGCTAGTAACTCATTGCCTATGAATGATTGGGAGCAGAAGGAATCTGCAGGAGGAGTTTCATATGCTGATGCTGGTTATGTTGCCAGAGAGTCCTTGGAAGATGATGGTCGGCTGCCACCAGATTCAGGGGATGATTCCCGGAAAGATGATAGTCAGCTGCAATCAGATCCAGGGGATGTACGGCAGCAACAAGAAGAGCTACAAGCCAGTCTTGTCCCACTAGATGGAGATGATCTGAGAAAGAAATTTGAGGAGTTACACAAGAAGTATTTTGGTCTGGCTGAGCAAAATGAAATGCTGGAGCAGTCATTGATGGAAAGAAACAGCATAGTTCAGAGATGGGAAGAGCTTGTAGACAGGATTGATATGCCTTCACATTTACGGTCTGTGGAAATGGAGGATAGAATTGAATGGGTAGGACGAGCACTTGCTGAGGCTAATCATCATGTTGATTCTCTGCAGCTTAAGATTGAAAAATACGAAAGCTATTGTGGATTGCTAAATTCTGATCTTGAAGGGTCTCAAAGGACTGTGTCTGCTCTTCAGACAGACCTTAGATCTCTTACAACTGAGAGAGAGCACCTTTCTGAAAAACTGGAAGTACTGATGTTTGAATGTGAGAAACTATCTATGGAGGTTGGGCAAGCTGAATATCAGAATGAAGTGATGCATAATGAAATATCTAGTTTGAAGGATATACTGGAAAAGAAAGAACTTGAGAATGAAAAGTTGCATAATGAACTAGCTAGTTTGAAGGATATATTGGAAAAGAAAGATTCACTTGAAGAACAAGTATTTGCCATTGATAGCAAGCTCAGAAAACTGCATGACTTACTTGGTGATGCGTTGCCAGAATCTGAAATGGAAAATCTGGTTTCTGGAACTGCAAATATTGATTCCTTGGAAGAACTGCTGAGAAAGCTTATAGAAAATCAAGCTAGTCTTCAATCAAAGAAGGATGCAATTGAAGAACGAATTTTCACCATTGATAGTAAGCTCCAAAAACTGCATGACTTAGTTCGTGATGTCTTGCCAGAATCTGAAACACAAAATCTGGTTTCTGGAAGTGCAAATATTGATTCCTTGGAAGAATTGCTGAGAAGGCTTGTAGAAAATCAAGAAAGTCTTAAATCAAAGAAAGATGCAACTGAAGAACAAATTTTCACCATTGATGGGAAGCTCAGAAAACTGCATGACTTAGTTGGTGGTGTGTTGCCAGAATCCGAAACCGAAAATCTTGTTTCCGGAAGTTTAAGTATTGATTCCTTGGAAGCACTGCTGAGAAAGCTTATAGAAAATCAAGCTAGTCTTCAATCAAAGAAGGATGCAATTGAAGAACAAATTTTCATCATTGATGGGAAGCTCAGGAAACTGCATGACTTAGTTGGTGATGCGCTTCCAGAATCCGAAAATGAAAATCTTGTTTCCGGAAGTTTAAATATTGATTCCTTGGAAGAACTGCTGAGAAGGCTTATGGAAAATCAAGCTAGTCTTCAATCAAAGAAGGATGCAAATGAAGAACAAATTTTCATCATTGGTGGGAAGCTCAGGACACTGCATGACTTAGTTGGTGATGCGCTGCCAGAATCCGAAACTGAAAATCTTGTTTCCGGAAGTGCAAATATTGATTCCTTGGAAGAACTGCTGAGAAAGCTTATAGAAAATCAAGCAAGTATTCAATCAGAGAAAGGTGCAATTGAAGAACAAATTTTCACCACTGATGGCAAGCTCAGGAAACTGCATGACTTAATTCGTGATGTCTTGCCAGAATCTGAAACACAAAATCTGGTTTCTGGAAGTTCAAATATTGATTCCTTGGAAGAATTGCTGAGAAAGCTTGTAGAAAATCAAGCAAGCCTTCAATCAAAGAAAGATGCAATTGAAGAACAAATTTTCATCATTGATGGGAAGCTCAAAAAACTGCATGAATTAGTAGGTGATGCGCTGCCAGAATCCAAAACTGAAAATCTTGTTTCCGGAAGTGCAAATATTGATTCCTTGGAAGAACTGCTGAGAAAGCTTGTAGAAAATCAAGCAAGCCTTCAATCAAAGAAAGATGCAATTGAAGAACAAATTTTCACCATTGATGGTAAGCTCCAAAAACTGCATGACTTAGTTCGTGATGTCTTGCCAGAATCTGAAACACAAAATCTGGTTTCTGGAAGTGCAAATATTGATTCCTTGGAAGAATTGCTAAGAAAGCTTGTAGAAAATCAAGCAAGCCTTCAATCAAAGAAAGATGCAATTGAAGAACAAATTTTCACCATTGATGGGAAGCTCAAAAAACTGCATGACTTAGTTGGTGATGTGCTGCCAGAATCTGAAACTGAAATTCTGGTTTCTGGAAGTGCAAATATTGATTCCTTGGAAGAACTGCTGAGAAAGCTTATAGAAAATCAAGCTAGTCTTCAAACAAAGAAGGATGCAACTGAAGAACAAATTTTCATCATTGATGGGAAGCTCAGAAAACTGCATGAATTAGTAGGTGATGCGCTGCCAGAATCCGAAACTGAAAATCTTGTTTCCGGAAGTGCAAATATTGATTCCTTGGAAGAACTGCTGAGAAAGCTTGTAGAAAATCAAGCAAGCCTTCAATCAAAGAAAGATGCAATTGAAGAACAAATTTACACCATTGATGGGAAGCTAAAAAAACTGCATGACTTAGTTGGTGATGTGCTGCCAGAATCTGAAACTGAAAATCTGGTTTCTGGAACTGCAAATATTGATTCCTTGGAAGAACTGCTGAGAAAGCTTATAGAAAATCAAGCTAGTCTTCAAACAAAGAAGGATGCAACTGAAGAACAAATTTTCATCATTGATGGGAAGCTCAGAAAACTGCATGTATTAGTAGGTGATGCGCTGCCAGAATCCGAAACTGAAAATCTTGTTTCCGGAAGTGCAAATATTGATTCCTTGGAAGAACTGCTGAGAAAGCTTATAGAAAATCAAGCAAGTATTCAATCAGAGAAAGGTGCAATTGAAGAACAAATTTTCACCACTAATGGCAGGCTCAGGAAACTGCATGACTTAGTTTTTGACGTCTTGCCAGAATATGAAACAGAAAATCTGGTTTCCGGAAGTGCAAATATTGATACCTTGGAAGAATTGCTGAGAAAGCTTGTAGAAAATCAAGCCAGCCTTCAATCAAAGAAAGATACAATTGAAGAACAAATTTTCACCATTGATGTCAAACTCAGGAAACTGCATGATTTAGTTGGTGATGTGTTGCCAGAATCTGAAACAGAAAATCTGGTTTCCGGAAGTGCAAATATTGATTCCTTGGAAGAACTGCTGAGAAAGCTTATAGAAAATCAAGCAAGTCTTCAATCAAACAAACTGATGCATGTGGTTGAACTTGCTAGTGACAGTTCACAACAAGATGGTGCCACTATTCTGGAGGCAAGAAGTACAGATATGCATGATAAGGAGGAGGCAGATATTGATAGATATAAGAAAGATCTGGAGGAGGCTTTGAGTGAATTGGAGCATGcaaaggaggagagagagaaaactTTGGAAAAGCAAATGGCTTTATCCATTGAAGTTGAAGGTTTGAGCAAAAGAATTGAGGAGTTGCAATTGCTTCTTAATCAGGAGGAGCAGAAGTCAGCTTCTGTTAGAGAAAAATTAAACGTTGCTGTCAGGAAAGGGAAGTCTTTGGTCCAACACCGAGACAGTCTTAAACAAACAATTGAAGAGATGACTACTGAGATTATGCAGTTGAAATCTGAGATCAGTAAGAGGGAAGATACTCTGGCTGAGCATGCTCAGAAGTTAAGTCATTTGTCAACTTACCCAAATAGATTGGAAGCTCTTGAATCTGAGATGATACATCTGAAGAACCACTTGGCAGAATCTGAGCACCACTTGCAGGAGAAAGAATATTCTTTGAACCTGATTTTGAACAAGTTAGGTGAGATTGAGATTGGTGGTGAGGGTTATATAAGTGATCCAATCAAGAAGTTGGAATGCATTGAGAAACTTTGCTCTGATCTGCATGGTACTGTTGCCTCTTTAGAACAAGAATCCAGGAAATCTAAAAGAGCAGCAGAGCTCCTGTTGGCAGAGTTGAATGAGGTTCAGGAAAGAAATGATGCTTTTCAGGAGGAGCTCGCAAAGGCAGATGCTGAGCTTGTGGATCTCAGGAAAGAGAGGGATTCATTTGAGGCTGCCAAACTGGAAGCTCTTTCACATCTTCAAAAGTTGTCAGCCTTGCATGAGGAGGGAAAAAAGAACCATTCTTCCGAGATGACGGCATTAAAATCTAGCATGAATGAACTCTGCACAGGATTTGGTGAGATACAGCATTCACTGGTTAGTGCGTTCTCCATGGATTTGGAATCTTTTCAGAATCTGGAGGCTGGTCTCAAGTCATGCATAAAAGGAAGCAATGCTACAAATATGTTGGATTCATCTGTTGCCAAAACACATAATGGCATGTCACCTTGGTCATCTATTACCAag AAGAGCTCCTTGTCTTCAGATTCTCGATCTGATTTTGACACAGTTGGAAATTTCCATCTTCTTCGGAGTCAACTGCAAGAGGTATTGGTAGAGATTGGTTCTCTTAAGGAAAGAATAACTATGCACTCAAGTTTGATGCTGGAGCAAGACAAGAATCTGTCTGAACTAATGGCGAGTATTGAAAAAGAAATGACTATCCAAAGAGAGTCTTGTGAAGCCATGAAGCAAAAAGTTACTAATCAAGATGGGGAACTAGTTGCATTACGTGGGAGCATTGACTacctttgtgaagcatgtatcaGCTCGGTCAATGAAATTGAAAATGGAAAAGCTGAACTGGTTGGAAATAAGGTTGAATCAGATCCAGGGATTAACTTGATGCTGACATCATTCGGCGATGGAACATCTGAAGAACGCATCAGAACCCTCGTAGATAGATTGCTGATGGCTGCAAAAAGTGTTGCTACTATAAGAACTGGATTTTCAGATGCTAATCATAGTGAAATGAAGGCTACTATAACAAATTTACAGCTAGAGCTTCAGGAGAAGGATGTCCAAAGAGAGAGGATTTGCTCAGAGCTGGTAAAGCAGATCAAGGATGCTGAAGCTTCTGCAAACAGTTACTCTCAAGATCTTCAATCTCTTAAGATTCAAGAGCACAATCTTAAGAAACAGGTGGAAGTAATTGAGGCAGAAAGGAAGATACTGGAAGAGAGAGTAAATGAGCTGCAGGAAAAGCAACGAATTGCAGCTGAATTGGAGGAGAGAACCAAATCTCAGACTGATTTGCTGGCCGCCAAAGACCAAG AAATCGAATCACTCATGCATGCACTTGATGAGGAAGAGATGCAAATGGAAGAGCTGACAAATAAGATTGTGGAACTTGAGAAGGTTGTTCAGCAGAAGACTCAGGAGATTGAAAGTCTTGACTCCTCTCGTGGTAAGGTTATGAAAAAGCTTGCTGTAACTGTAGGTAAGTTTGATGAGCTTCACCACCTGTCTGCAAGTCTCCTTTCGGAGGTTGAAAGGCTTCAGTCCCAATTGCAAGAAAGAGACGGTGAAATTTCTTTCTTAAGACAAGAGGTTACAAGATGCACGAATGATGTTCTTCTTGCAACACAAATGAGTAACAAGGCAGGTTCAGACGAGATCTTTGAGCTTTTGATGTGGGTTGACACAATGATATCTCAAGAGGGGATGGATGATATACTTCCCGACCTCAAAAGCAATAGTCAAGTTCATGAATACAAAGAAATACTTCAGAAGAAACTGATGTCTGTATTATCGGAATTGGAGAATCTAAAGGCTGTTGCTGAAAATAAGGATGCAATGTTGCAAGAAGAAAAGAGTAAGGTAGAAAAGTTGAACCACAAAGCAGAAACTCTTGAGAAGTCCTTGCATGAGAAAGAAATGCAGTTGAATTTGCTTGAAGGTGTTGAAGAAAATGGGAAGGGAGCTAGCACGAGCTCAGAAATTTTGGAAGTTGAACCAGTG GTGAACGAGTGGAGAACAACAGGGCCTTTTGTAACACCTCAAGTCCGCAGTTTGCGCAAGGGCAATAATGATTATGTTGCCATTGCTGTAGATGAAGACCCTGTTAGTACTAGTAGGATAGAAGATGAAGAGGACGACAAAG TCCATGGTTTCAAATCACTTAGTTCTTCAAAAATAGTCCCGAGATTTACTAGACCTGTGACAGACTTGATCGATGGCTTGTG GGTTTCATGTGATCGAACTCTTATGAGACGGCCAATATTGCGGCTCGGCATTATAATTTATTGGGCCATAGTGCACGCACTTCTTGCCTTCTTCGTAGTTTGA